A region of the Geitlerinema sp. PCC 9228 genome:
TTCCTGGTGCGATCGCGCGGTTTTCCAAATACGTACATCAGAAATTTTACCACGAAACAAACGTTCGGAAATATTTTTCCCGATTCGACCAATATCTACCTGCAGAGATTGCCCAAAACTGGGAGGAGCTTCCGTTTCTTTTTTGAGTTCTCCATCTACATAAAGCAGCATTTTGCTAAGACTTTTTACCGCTGCGAGATGGTGCCACCAACCGTCATTATATTTTTCTTGCGTTCGCAAGTCCTTACCACCGCTGATACCGATAGGATAGCGATGCAAGTAACGCACCGTTCCTTCCCCTTCCACTTCCAATAAAATGCCATGCTCGCTGGTCGTGGCTGCCAAAATATCGCCGGTGGTCCTTGCGGTGGTTTTGAACCAAGCTTCAATGCTATATTCCTGGCGACTGAAATCAACTTCACCACAATCAATATAATCGTTCTCACCATCAAACTGCATCACCGCATGTCCGGGATGTCCGAAAAGTGCCGTACAAGCAAACCAAGTCGTACTTTGCAGCTGACCGTGGCGGCTATTTCCCGAGCGATCTCGGATTTCGGTTCCCGTTGCCTCATTCATGGGATAGTAAGCCAACAATCCCGGTTCGTTACCACTCAGTAAGCATTGACTGTTAACTTCAATTTCTTCTGCGCTCAAAGCAACCTGCCAAATCCGCACCTCTGCTAACTTGCCAAATGGCTGTTTCCCTTCTTGGTAATTACCAATCGCATAAACATCAGCCTTACTTTTTCCCTGGCAAGTTCCCACTTGATTACCATCTATATAAAATACCGTTTTTGCTTGTTCTCCTTTCCCCTGTGCCGCAGCCGCTATATGATGCCAGCCAGAATCCAACTGTTCCATATGGTAGCCACTATCCTGAAAACCACCCAAATCACCGACATAAGTTCCCAATTGACCTTCTTTGGTAACGATAATGTGATGGTCCGCTTCATGCTTGGCTCGGGTAAGAGTATTCCATCGGTTAGTTGCTGGAAATGGATAGAAAAACCAAGCCTCAATGGTCCATTCCTCGTCGAGAGCGATCGCATTTTCCAGCAACATCATGCTATTTTCCTTGTCGAAATGGGGACACGCGCGCATTGAGTCAGGAATCCACTGTTGGAAAGCAGCATTGCGACTATCAGAAGTAGCGTCGTAGTTGCTTTGACGCATTCTGCCAAGGGAGTCGAAATAACTCAGCTGAACATTACCTTCGCTGGTTTCCGTAGCATGAATGCGACTGATAGGAGAAACAAACCCCAGCCATCCCGCTTGCGTTGCTAACCCGTTGGCATCTACAGCAATTTCTGACATAGTTTGCGGCGTATTTTGAATGCTGAAAACCGACTGGAGAAATTCATCGTTAAGGCGATGTAAAGTGGTTTGAACGGTTTGCAGTTCTGCGATAACTTGTTGGAGGCGTTCTTTTAGCAATTTCAGCTTTTCTTCTATTTCTTGAGAATTCTCCAAAGCCAACAAAGCAAGCTGGCGCGTTAAGTATTGTAAATGCCGATTTGCTTGTTTGAGCTGTTGTTGTTTCTGTTCCAAAGCTTTTTTCGCATTGGCAATTTCGTTGTTAACCACATCGTTGGTTCTTTCCAAACGCCACTGCTGCCGTTCTCTAGTGGATGTTTTTTCCCAAAGATGAACGTCGGCTTTATTACTATAGGGATTGCTTTCTACGGATGCCACGCGCGTGTTAAAACGGCGGTTGACCAATAGATAGTTTTGGTTGGAAAGTTCCAGTTGCCATTGCTGTTTCAGCCGGGAAAAATCTTTACGCCACAGATGAATATCTGCTTTGTTTCGATCGCTTTCCCCTTCCACTTCTGCTACAAAAGCAGGAAATTGACGGTTAACGATCCAGTAGGCATTGTTGAATAGTTGGAACTGCCACTGTTGGGTTCGCAAACCCAAATTTTGCTCCCAAAGATGGATATCGGCTCGATTGCGACCGACTCGATCTTCAATATCCCAAACTTTTCCACTTTCGCTGCTCGCAATGTAGCAATAGTAATTTAAAGGATTGTTAGCTTCTTGTAAATACAGCTGATGGCATCGATTGACTTCCTGTTGCAACTGAGATATTTTTTCCCGATAAGTCTTCACTTGTTGTTCCAGTTGCCGTCGGCGTTTTTGTAGATCTTGCAGTCCCGATTTTTGTTTGTTTTGTAGAATTTCTTTTTCGGTTTCCAGTGCATTTTTCTCTTGAAGCAAGGAAGTTTCCTGCTGTTCCCAAGAACGCAATTGCTTCACAGTTGCTGCTAGGTCGGCATGGTTGGTATCCAAAGTCTTTAGGGAAATGCTGTCTGTATAATTGGCTTGGGTAATGCTGTCGGAGACCACCCGGATGCGGTGCTTGCGAATTTCTAGCTGCTGCCAGTTGCCTTTTATGTTAGAGATAGCAAACGATCGCAAAAAGGAGACACCATCGGGAATGGTAAAGCGACAGGATGCCAGATACCAGCCATTTTCTAATGCTTGAAATTCAGTTGGACCGCCAGTAAATTCGATACGTTCCTGGGAAGTTCTGTTTGATTTTCCCCAATAAAAAATTTCAAAATTGTGGGGTTGTATGCCTTTGCATTCAAAACTTTCTACATAGGTGGCTCGTTGGCTGACAGCAAATAGCTCTTCATTAATATAAGCGATCGCTGGAGTAGAACCATCCCTTAAGACGCGAGACAATGCAACCGCACTAACAAAGGCTTCTCCGTAAACAGTACCATCTTTACCGTAGGTAGAAAAATCCACCACCCGGCGTTCTTTATCTTCAACAATAGCTCCCAAACGCCAGTAGCCTACCAAACCAACTTCCCTTCCCGTAAATTGCAGGTGCATGCTATCTTGAATTTCCTGCGAAGTTCGTGGATGGTTCCAAATTTGCACATCGGAAATTTTTCCGGCAAAAAACATCCCTGGTTTACCAGAACCGCCAATACAAAATTCAGGAGACCAAGAAAAATCGCTACTATTTTGATTGTTTTCTTTAGCTTCTTGAACTGGAGAAACCAACTGTTGGATTTTTGTTTTGGCGACTTCCACACCATTTTTGCACAAACGCAAGGTGGTGGTTTTGGTTGTTTTGTCGTAGGAGACAATGCCAGCCAAGTGAACCCATTCCCCTTCAGATAGAGGCTGAGAGTCAGTGAGTTCCCGGGAACTGCCATCTTGGAAATGTGCTTTGAATACGGCTTTTCCGCCAACGACCGACAATTGTACCATCCGGTCTTTTTGAGAGAGAACCAGCTGTTGTGGTTTTTGGCGATCGCGTAAGGAAACCCAAGCGGAATACGTCGTACCAAAAGAAATATTTGCCTGGGGAATGGTAAGGTCTAACGCAGGCAAGGAAATATAATCGCGATCGCTAGTAAAGGAAATCCCGCGGCGTTTTTTTGAAGCTAATTTCAGATTCACTGCCTCCCCCGGCTGCCATTTCACACCAATCGTAAAACTATCGCCATTCAAATCAGTAATGGTATAAATTCCGTTGTAAGCCTGCGTGTTGGCAATCTGAACCCCATCACCAGCTTCCAATCCGTGGTGGGGAACTGTTACCCGCAGTTTGCCATCTGTGGTTTTTGTAAAAGCTACTACCATCCCATCGAACAACAAGCCGCTTTCTGCTTGCGGAGTCACTTTCCAATGACCGAGTTCGCTTGCCAACCACTTAGTTTCGATTTCAAACGTATTCGCATCTATTGTTTTGGCTACGTAATAGCCGTTGTAACGATTGGTATCAAAAATTTCTACCATATCGCCGGACTTCAAGTTCTTAGCTTGGGGGGAGTAAATTTTGACCCGATTTTCCTGAGTTCTTTCCATACCAGTAATGGTACCTTGCGCTGCAGGCATGCTTTCCCCCACTGCCTGAATTTCATCTAAAAGATTTAAAGGCAGCAAAACCTGATTTTCGTTAGCACGCAAAGTATTTGTATTGGGGAATCTGTCAATTTGTGCCAGGGTACCATCCCCAGCAACAGCAAAACTTACCGCCGCTGCCTGGTCATTTTCCGCCGCTACCACCAACATGACCCTGGTACTTTCTTTGAGCAACTGTAGTTCCCCATTTTGGGTTTGGCGTTCCACCTGCAAATTATACTTGGTAGCCGCCAGACCGTTGCCAACCTTCATCCCCTTTATATCTAGGCTACGTTTCAGAATAGCTGGTATATTGTGCGCGAGGAGAAGGTTGCTATTGTCTGGCTGGGGTTTCAAAACGGTAAAATCTTTGATATCGAACAATCCTCCTTGAGAAGAACGGATGGAAGTTAGCTCTATTTTTTGGTTTTGCCGGTTGTAGGCAAAGATATGCCAGCGATATTGGTCGTGTTCGTTGGTGGGAAGTAAAACTACAGCCAACCAACCATTGTATAAGTTATTAACCAAACTTAGCTCTGTGGTTGGTTCGTAGAAAGGACGGCCATCGATATCGCGAAAATTCAACGAATCGATAGACAAACGGTGATTCTCATTAGGAGATTCTAAAGGTTGGTACTTTTGTCGGCTCCGCTGGTAGCGAATTTCTAACTTGCGAACGAGTTTGTTTTCTAAGCCATCTAAAACAAAGCGATCGACAAGTAGTGTATTGTCTTTTGACTGACGAAATACATAAATATATCCCCATCCAGATACCAACTGTACAGGAACAGCAGCAGTTTGGTCTTGAGTCTGGTACAGAGAGCGGAACAAGTAAACCAGGCGACCCTTTTCCGTATAGGTTTGCTCTTGACGTTCTTTCTCAATAACCGAGCGATCGCCTGGTTCTTCCTGCGGAAAATCTAGTACTTGCCAATTCTCCCAACCAGTTACTTCCGTGTGACCGTAACTATCTTCAAAACCATCTTGTTTGATGGTATAGGAAATTGTACCATTGGCATCAGTGCCAAAAATAACAATTTTGCCTTCGTGGGAAATACTATTGATGTGTTGGAACTTTTCTTTGGGTAAAAACATCAAATTTCTCCTGGTGACAAATTGATAACTGTGTAAAATTTGCATTTCCATATAGGATTGTTTTTAGCTTAGACAAGAATTCTTCCTCACGAAAAGATCGATTTAGATCGCTCGAAAACGGCTAAACTGGTCTTGACAAAACGCGATAGCTTTGTTAACAAAATTCAGCACTATCGCCTCTTGACGTTGCCTAACAACAGGCGATAATAGACACAGTGCATCTGCACGTTACTTCGGTCTCAGGTATTTCTTATCGACAAACAAACGCCTACAACTTGCTTCGTAAATTCAGCCATCAAATACGACAGAAATCCTTGGTTGTTTGGTTTATCGAAGTAGCTGGCTACTTTTCGGAGTTGCAAAAGCCAAGCCATTCTGCCGGATAAATAGCTCCATATCCCTTTCTTTTCTCGATTTTTCAGAAATTTTGAGGAAATCATGAAAACCAAACAACTATTCGTATTTGCGATCGCTTATTTTGCAATCGTTGCATTTTTCATTGCTTCTCCATTTTCCCCAGCATTGGCTGCTACTCCCACCATGCTGCGAGTGGGAACTTACAACGTAGAATCCAGTGGGGATACCAATCCGGAAAAAGTAGCAACCGTCGTTCAAAAAATTGCCACTTCCCAACAAATCGATCTTTGGGGACTTTCCGAAGTACTCGACTCACAAGCTGCCACCCAATTTGCTAATGCCGCCAATTATTTCGATGCCAATTTTGCAGCTATCATTGGTACCACCGGCGGCAATGATAAGCTAGCCATTCTTTACAATCAAAATCATTTACAGAAAATTGGTAATGAGTTTGAACTGAGGAATATGGGTGGCAGTCGCGACCCGTTAGTAGCAAAATTTCAATGGTTGCCAGCAGGACCTACTTTTTTAGTAGTAGACAACCATTTTAACCGTTGCGATCCGGATAAACGAAACGCTCAAGCCAAAAATGTACGCGCGTGGATCGAACAACAAACCCTACCCATCATTGCTGTAGGCGACTATAATTTTGACTACGCGATTGATGAAAATTTTAATCCCGGTAGGCGTTGTAGTTCCTACGATCTGAGTTCGGAATTTCCCCAAGGCAATGCAGCTTTCCGAGAATTTATAGCTTCCAGCCAAATTCGTTAGCTTAAACCTAACTGCTTGAAGGATGCTTCTACTTCTTGTCCGAACACTGGAACAGGTTGCAATTCTTGTTTTAACAGTATTTTAGACTTTGTTTTTGTTGCTGCGGCTGCTAAAGATTGGCAGGATAGCTCTCAAATTTTTGTACCAAGTAGCGACTATTGCGAACAAGACCCCATTGGAGGACCCGACCACTTTTCAGTTATCACTATGGTAAATATGGAAAAGGAAGTCCTGGATGGTAACGGTTTCACCGACGACACCGCACCATCTCCTTCTCATGAAGAACTTCCCCAATTAAAAATTGTTAGCTTATTTCCCAATCCTACTGGCGACGAAAGCAAATTTGAATCCGCCGATATGATAAATCTTGGTAAACAAGATGTGGATTTATCCGGTTGGAAACTTCGAGATGCTGCCAACAAAAATTGCTTTTTGGACGATTTGGGTACAATTTTATCAAATGAAATTGTTCAAATTCAACGTCAAAACCAAGATATGGCTTTGCATAACGCAGGCGATACCATTTCTTTAATTGCTCCCAACGATAAAGTGGTCGATACAGTGCGTTATAACAAAACGCAGTCCGGCCGCGTATTTTTCTTTACTTCTCAATTTTAATTTTGCTTCCCAAAAGAAAACCACCGGATGTTGTGCACATCCGGTATCAATCAATGATAGAAAAAAAGTTCGCAGTCGAAGTGGAAAGGTGGTTACGTTAAATATTCCCGTCGTTTGCGCGTAAAGGCTATTCCCAAAACCCCCGCCACAAAACTGCCTAAAACAGTTGCCGGTCCAGGAACTGCTTGGGGAGCAGCTCCAAAAATTTGACCTCGAACCCCAGCGATTGTATTAATATTGGTACCCGTACCCGTCGTGGTATCGATACTTAAAATTTCGCCATTGCTGGTAAAACCAAATAAGTTCTCCTCCTGATAAGTC
Encoded here:
- a CDS encoding LamG-like jellyroll fold domain-containing protein, coding for MFLPKEKFQHINSISHEGKIVIFGTDANGTISYTIKQDGFEDSYGHTEVTGWENWQVLDFPQEEPGDRSVIEKERQEQTYTEKGRLVYLFRSLYQTQDQTAAVPVQLVSGWGYIYVFRQSKDNTLLVDRFVLDGLENKLVRKLEIRYQRSRQKYQPLESPNENHRLSIDSLNFRDIDGRPFYEPTTELSLVNNLYNGWLAVVLLPTNEHDQYRWHIFAYNRQNQKIELTSIRSSQGGLFDIKDFTVLKPQPDNSNLLLAHNIPAILKRSLDIKGMKVGNGLAATKYNLQVERQTQNGELQLLKESTRVMLVVAAENDQAAAVSFAVAGDGTLAQIDRFPNTNTLRANENQVLLPLNLLDEIQAVGESMPAAQGTITGMERTQENRVKIYSPQAKNLKSGDMVEIFDTNRYNGYYVAKTIDANTFEIETKWLASELGHWKVTPQAESGLLFDGMVVAFTKTTDGKLRVTVPHHGLEAGDGVQIANTQAYNGIYTITDLNGDSFTIGVKWQPGEAVNLKLASKKRRGISFTSDRDYISLPALDLTIPQANISFGTTYSAWVSLRDRQKPQQLVLSQKDRMVQLSVVGGKAVFKAHFQDGSSRELTDSQPLSEGEWVHLAGIVSYDKTTKTTTLRLCKNGVEVAKTKIQQLVSPVQEAKENNQNSSDFSWSPEFCIGGSGKPGMFFAGKISDVQIWNHPRTSQEIQDSMHLQFTGREVGLVGYWRLGAIVEDKERRVVDFSTYGKDGTVYGEAFVSAVALSRVLRDGSTPAIAYINEELFAVSQRATYVESFECKGIQPHNFEIFYWGKSNRTSQERIEFTGGPTEFQALENGWYLASCRFTIPDGVSFLRSFAISNIKGNWQQLEIRKHRIRVVSDSITQANYTDSISLKTLDTNHADLAATVKQLRSWEQQETSLLQEKNALETEKEILQNKQKSGLQDLQKRRRQLEQQVKTYREKISQLQQEVNRCHQLYLQEANNPLNYYCYIASSESGKVWDIEDRVGRNRADIHLWEQNLGLRTQQWQFQLFNNAYWIVNRQFPAFVAEVEGESDRNKADIHLWRKDFSRLKQQWQLELSNQNYLLVNRRFNTRVASVESNPYSNKADVHLWEKTSTRERQQWRLERTNDVVNNEIANAKKALEQKQQQLKQANRHLQYLTRQLALLALENSQEIEEKLKLLKERLQQVIAELQTVQTTLHRLNDEFLQSVFSIQNTPQTMSEIAVDANGLATQAGWLGFVSPISRIHATETSEGNVQLSYFDSLGRMRQSNYDATSDSRNAAFQQWIPDSMRACPHFDKENSMMLLENAIALDEEWTIEAWFFYPFPATNRWNTLTRAKHEADHHIIVTKEGQLGTYVGDLGGFQDSGYHMEQLDSGWHHIAAAAQGKGEQAKTVFYIDGNQVGTCQGKSKADVYAIGNYQEGKQPFGKLAEVRIWQVALSAEEIEVNSQCLLSGNEPGLLAYYPMNEATGTEIRDRSGNSRHGQLQSTTWFACTALFGHPGHAVMQFDGENDYIDCGEVDFSRQEYSIEAWFKTTARTTGDILAATTSEHGILLEVEGEGTVRYLHRYPIGISGGKDLRTQEKYNDGWWHHLAAVKSLSKMLLYVDGELKKETEAPPSFGQSLQVDIGRIGKNISERLFRGKISDVRIWKTARSHQEIQATMHQRLTGGEPDLLRYWPLQEVNRMRSPYLVADWASDRPATVREAITTQDNTLPIARTAIASAEYSTVSIDPDTQRKSAIMRRFFAFPSLDGAMVLSDKLVEQLELKWIGNAQFEPTLLGYIEGAPPVPSENLTVQDNYNNATSVELTMSEDIAYSWNRNQEAGLGASLSATAGTAFQVSGGFILEQEAEAEAGITGQLSSSYSFLNQSDISASSGSTVVNRLSLRGSFESAAKFPHLGQRFVPKNIGYALVVSSLADVYITRLRRSKKMVAYQVQPNEQIPPQVNTITFLMNPAYVLNGSLDGLIGSVAADERFYRDVPQMRSQYGSLYPASYYRLQQAYEWEQQIEQQDRERASYFANFNSRLVDEISLNRQIEADGLDRNPLTNTEGDPANIDGDTLHKNRERQKQESQQKRNEISTKVQQQEKRIHAIETFANWQRKLENLQIRAGKRNIVNHYVWDADGGLRSESQQFASTVEHTIGGAVNFEGAIGGKASVKGAGVLAELEVLATVRLTQTLTKTERRSQGFALHVDLENVESAGVTDTSDRPLLPGEKVDRYHLKSFYLEGNTQHFHDFFAYVVDPEWLASNSEEARALRQTQAGRANKTWRILHRVTYVERPALMGFSGFGENTRPLSTTSQTPDSTQLIAKIEQLEQSHQALEQKLDYLLQLLRSNLAANKPNASPAG
- a CDS encoding lamin tail domain-containing protein: MVNMEKEVLDGNGFTDDTAPSPSHEELPQLKIVSLFPNPTGDESKFESADMINLGKQDVDLSGWKLRDAANKNCFLDDLGTILSNEIVQIQRQNQDMALHNAGDTISLIAPNDKVVDTVRYNKTQSGRVFFFTSQF